Proteins encoded within one genomic window of Sphingomonas cannabina:
- a CDS encoding Gfo/Idh/MocA family protein — translation MTDKDFDLTRRAFIDGVLKATAAAGMAAAAPWAVSAAGAEPAAGDRVRLGVIGTGDRGRTLIRNILKTRNCTVAAICDNFEPHLSKGRALVSPATPAFADHRAMLDAGGLDAVVIATPLNVHATHVLDSFDAGLHVWCEKAMARTIADCSAMVRKSQDSRKVLQIGHQRMFHPTYLNALRRVKAGEIGPVTQIRASWHRNTSWRRPVPSGATDRQINWRLYRDVSAGLMTELATHQLQVGNWFLDAVPTRVIGSGSICFWKDGRDVYDHVALVYEYAGGRKFVYTSLLNNARYGCEEQIQGSKGTIEPELGRIYQEVPPKVLALQRMQEDVKRGHKRTVPIGGATWFPELPVTTPGESLGWGEYDETMLQFEGFGEAVRSGKPLPGLLAQAYHASVASLLGEQAMDRGEAMTWPTDLVTV, via the coding sequence ATGACCGACAAGGATTTCGACCTCACGCGGCGCGCGTTCATCGACGGCGTCCTGAAGGCGACGGCGGCCGCCGGCATGGCGGCGGCCGCGCCCTGGGCGGTCTCCGCCGCGGGAGCCGAGCCGGCCGCGGGCGATCGCGTGCGGCTGGGCGTGATCGGCACGGGCGATCGCGGCCGGACGCTGATCCGGAACATCCTCAAGACCCGCAACTGCACCGTCGCCGCGATCTGCGACAATTTCGAGCCGCATCTGTCCAAGGGACGCGCGCTGGTCAGTCCGGCCACGCCCGCCTTTGCCGATCATCGCGCGATGCTGGATGCCGGTGGCCTCGACGCGGTGGTCATCGCGACCCCACTCAACGTCCATGCGACCCACGTCCTGGATTCGTTCGACGCGGGTCTGCACGTCTGGTGCGAGAAGGCGATGGCGCGCACCATCGCCGATTGCAGCGCGATGGTGAGAAAGTCGCAGGACAGCCGCAAGGTGCTGCAGATCGGCCATCAGCGCATGTTCCACCCGACCTATCTCAACGCGCTGCGCCGGGTGAAGGCGGGCGAGATCGGCCCGGTTACCCAGATTCGGGCGAGCTGGCACCGCAACACCAGCTGGCGGCGTCCGGTCCCGTCCGGGGCGACCGACCGGCAGATCAACTGGCGCCTCTATCGCGACGTTTCAGCGGGACTGATGACCGAGCTCGCGACCCACCAGCTCCAGGTCGGCAACTGGTTCCTCGACGCGGTGCCGACCCGCGTGATCGGGTCGGGCAGCATCTGCTTCTGGAAGGATGGGCGCGACGTCTACGACCATGTCGCGCTGGTCTATGAATATGCGGGCGGGCGGAAGTTCGTCTACACCTCGCTCCTGAACAACGCGCGCTACGGGTGCGAGGAGCAGATCCAAGGCAGCAAGGGGACGATCGAGCCGGAGCTCGGCCGCATCTATCAGGAGGTGCCGCCCAAGGTGCTGGCGCTCCAGCGGATGCAGGAGGACGTCAAGCGCGGTCACAAGCGCACCGTTCCGATCGGCGGCGCCACCTGGTTCCCCGAGCTCCCCGTCACGACGCCGGGGGAATCGCTGGGCTGGGGCGAATATGACGAGACGATGCTCCAGTTCGAGGGGTTCGGCGAGGCGGTGCGATCGGGCAAGCCGCTTCCCGGACTGCTGGCGCAGGCCTATCATGCGAGCGTCGCCTCGCTGCTCGGCGAGCAGGCGATGGACCGCGGCGAGGCCATGACCTGGCCGACCGACCTCGTCACCGTCTGA
- a CDS encoding FAD:protein FMN transferase, with amino-acid sequence MIAMQPERFAAMGTRVELHLFGSDDRDALLAARRAIEAVDDALTIHRPSATTALNECLMAGRHCRINDPVLLDALVEIEAAYAATYGLFDPAADASRPGTGWNMIAFDRDHARIEASRPVALDFGGFGKGFALDRACDVLRTAGVTSAFLCAGESSIAVVGEHPLGGGWPVAVPHPIRPGGVLAEFELRDEALSISSTVGAGTAAPERAAMIRPTDTSVITAPRTTVAIDRSGARAEVMSTALLVADDDLAGRLLDPRQARRFLFDFSREAAMPVQPGEMALQ; translated from the coding sequence ATGATTGCGATGCAGCCCGAGCGGTTCGCCGCGATGGGGACGCGGGTCGAGCTGCATCTGTTCGGCTCGGACGATCGCGATGCACTGCTCGCGGCGCGGCGCGCGATCGAGGCGGTCGACGATGCGCTGACGATCCACCGCCCCTCAGCGACGACAGCGCTCAACGAGTGCCTGATGGCGGGGCGGCACTGCCGTATCAATGATCCGGTGCTGCTCGACGCGCTGGTCGAGATCGAGGCGGCCTATGCGGCGACATATGGCCTGTTCGATCCGGCCGCCGATGCGTCGAGGCCCGGGACGGGGTGGAACATGATCGCGTTCGATAGGGACCATGCCCGGATCGAGGCGTCGCGGCCCGTCGCCCTCGACTTCGGCGGGTTCGGCAAGGGTTTCGCGCTCGATCGGGCATGCGACGTGCTGAGGACGGCGGGAGTCACGTCAGCCTTCCTGTGTGCGGGCGAGAGCTCGATCGCGGTCGTCGGCGAGCATCCGCTCGGGGGAGGCTGGCCGGTCGCGGTTCCCCATCCGATCCGGCCGGGGGGAGTCCTCGCGGAATTCGAGCTCCGCGACGAGGCGCTCTCGATCTCGTCGACCGTGGGCGCGGGAACGGCCGCGCCGGAACGCGCCGCGATGATCCGTCCGACCGACACCTCCGTCATCACCGCGCCGCGTACCACGGTTGCCATCGACCGCAGCGGCGCGCGGGCCGAGGTGATGAGCACGGCGCTGCTCGTCGCCGATGACGATCTGGCCGGACGCCTGCTCGACCCTAGGCAGGCGCGCCGCTTCCTGTTCGATTTCAGCCGTGAAGCGGCGATGCCCGTTCAACCAGGTGAGATGGCTCTGCAATGA
- a CDS encoding Gfo/Idh/MocA family protein, with product MLDRRTMMKGAGATLGIAMSARSYAQIKGANDRLRVAVVGVNGRGQAHMSAFSKLPNVAVTHLVDVDSQILAKRAAEFTAKGNPAPRTERDYRRLLDSKAVDIVTVATPDHWHAKVAIDAMDADRDVYCEKPISLAPAEGEAMIAVQQRTGRKLQVGNQQRSSRETQQLAALIKAGELGDVYEAQTWYANNRTSIGRGHETAPPAHLDWDMWQGPRPRGPYRSNLVPYNWHWFWKYGTGETCNNAMHELDVARWLMGLTFPETVTARGSRQFYRGDDWEMYDTLALDLIYPDGRAIRWDGNSCNGMLRYGRGRGVLFLGTKGSAVVDRNGFELYDLAGKQVRQVAAAASSETTGTVGEGALDVLHAGNLVDVIRGRASALASPIREGHISTTLCHLGNIAYRTKSTLTLDTATGKPSGAEAMKLWSVDYEPGWEVKA from the coding sequence ATGCTCGACCGCCGGACGATGATGAAGGGCGCGGGTGCCACGCTCGGCATCGCGATGAGCGCGCGCAGCTATGCGCAGATCAAGGGCGCCAACGACCGGCTTCGGGTCGCGGTGGTCGGCGTGAACGGCCGCGGACAGGCGCATATGAGCGCCTTCTCCAAGCTGCCGAACGTCGCCGTCACCCACCTCGTCGACGTCGATTCGCAGATCCTGGCGAAGCGCGCCGCCGAGTTCACCGCCAAGGGCAATCCCGCGCCCAGAACCGAGCGCGACTACCGCCGGCTGCTGGACAGCAAGGCTGTCGACATCGTGACCGTCGCGACGCCGGATCACTGGCACGCCAAGGTGGCGATCGATGCGATGGATGCAGATCGGGACGTCTATTGCGAAAAACCGATCAGCCTCGCGCCGGCCGAGGGCGAGGCGATGATCGCGGTGCAGCAGCGTACCGGCCGCAAGCTGCAGGTCGGCAACCAGCAGCGCTCGAGCCGCGAGACGCAGCAGCTCGCCGCGCTGATCAAGGCGGGCGAGCTCGGCGACGTGTACGAAGCGCAGACCTGGTATGCCAACAATCGCACCTCGATCGGCCGGGGCCATGAGACCGCGCCGCCGGCGCATCTCGACTGGGACATGTGGCAGGGGCCGCGCCCGCGCGGGCCCTATCGCTCCAACCTGGTGCCCTACAACTGGCACTGGTTCTGGAAGTACGGGACCGGCGAGACCTGCAACAACGCGATGCATGAGCTCGACGTGGCGCGCTGGCTTATGGGGCTCACCTTCCCTGAGACGGTGACGGCGCGCGGCTCGCGCCAATTCTATCGCGGCGACGATTGGGAGATGTACGACACTCTCGCGCTCGACCTGATCTATCCCGACGGGCGAGCGATCCGGTGGGACGGGAACAGCTGCAACGGCATGCTGCGCTACGGCCGCGGCCGCGGCGTGCTGTTCCTTGGTACCAAGGGCTCGGCGGTCGTCGATCGCAACGGATTCGAGCTCTATGATCTCGCCGGCAAGCAGGTGCGGCAGGTGGCTGCGGCGGCGAGCTCCGAGACCACCGGGACGGTCGGCGAAGGCGCGCTCGACGTCCTGCACGCGGGCAACCTCGTCGACGTCATCCGCGGCCGGGCGAGCGCGCTCGCCTCGCCGATCCGCGAGGGTCATATCAGCACCACGCTCTGCCACCTCGGCAACATCGCCTATCGCACCAAGTCGACGCTCACGCTCGACACCGCGACGGGCAAGCCCTCCGGCGCCGAGGCGATGAAGCTCTGGTCGGTCGACTATGAGCCGGGCTGGGAGGTGAAGGCCTGA
- a CDS encoding 3-keto-disaccharide hydrolase, producing MAQKQAPWVDITPRAGLAGWHTAGGQAPYEVTGGELIGRAAAGSANSWLVSDRQYGDFILEYDAKTDPVLNSGVMIRGQSRPDYRNGVVFGYQAEIDPSKRAWSGGIYDEQRRQWLYTLGRNEAARRVFRSGDWNHYRVEAIGNRLRTWVNGVPAADIVDDTDAQGFIAFQVHAIPDALASRKPEVRFRNVRIISENAARFASPATSLEQQGWLANRLSDGERRAGWTLLWDGSTAKGWRSAKAAGFPSKGWSIRDGILSVEGGGGDIVTARDYRNFELSVDFRLTPSANSGIKYRIDPKTQVGLEYQLLDDARHPDAKMGRDGNRTLGSLYDLIPARNLSDPDSPGKRINPPGEWNRAVIVVRGRHVEHWLNGFKVVEYERGSPEFRALVAQSKFAGRTGFGEGAQSPILLQDHGDRVDFRSIKLRELQGE from the coding sequence ATGGCGCAGAAGCAGGCGCCATGGGTCGACATCACGCCCCGGGCCGGCTTGGCCGGCTGGCACACCGCGGGCGGGCAGGCGCCGTACGAGGTGACCGGCGGCGAGCTCATCGGACGCGCCGCGGCGGGATCGGCGAACAGCTGGCTGGTGTCCGACCGGCAATATGGCGACTTCATCCTGGAGTATGACGCCAAGACCGATCCGGTGCTCAACTCCGGCGTCATGATCCGCGGCCAGAGTCGGCCCGATTACCGCAACGGCGTCGTCTTCGGATATCAGGCCGAGATCGACCCGTCGAAGCGCGCCTGGAGCGGCGGCATCTACGACGAGCAGCGCCGGCAATGGCTCTACACGCTCGGCCGCAACGAGGCGGCGCGGCGGGTCTTCCGCTCGGGCGATTGGAACCACTATCGCGTCGAGGCGATCGGCAACCGCCTGCGCACCTGGGTGAATGGCGTGCCCGCCGCCGATATCGTCGACGACACCGACGCGCAGGGGTTCATCGCATTCCAGGTGCACGCCATCCCCGACGCGCTGGCGAGCCGGAAGCCCGAGGTGCGGTTCCGCAACGTCCGGATCATCAGCGAGAACGCAGCCCGTTTCGCGTCTCCGGCGACCTCGCTGGAGCAGCAGGGCTGGCTGGCCAACCGCCTATCCGACGGCGAGCGCCGCGCGGGCTGGACGCTGCTGTGGGACGGCAGCACCGCGAAGGGCTGGCGCAGCGCCAAGGCCGCCGGTTTTCCGAGCAAGGGCTGGTCGATCCGCGACGGCATCCTGTCCGTCGAAGGGGGCGGCGGCGACATCGTCACCGCACGCGACTATCGCAACTTCGAGCTGTCGGTCGATTTCCGGCTGACGCCCAGCGCCAACAGCGGGATCAAGTACCGCATCGATCCGAAGACGCAGGTCGGCCTCGAGTACCAACTGCTCGACGATGCCCGTCATCCGGATGCCAAGATGGGCCGCGACGGCAACCGCACGCTCGGTTCGCTCTACGACCTGATCCCCGCGCGCAACCTGTCGGACCCCGACAGTCCGGGCAAGCGGATCAACCCGCCGGGCGAATGGAACCGCGCGGTGATCGTCGTGCGCGGCCGGCATGTCGAGCATTGGCTGAACGGCTTCAAGGTCGTCGAGTACGAGCGCGGCTCGCCCGAGTTCCGGGCACTGGTCGCGCAGAGCAAGTTCGCCGGACGGACGGGCTTCGGCGAGGGCGCGCAGAGCCCGATCCTGCTCCAGGATCACGGCGACCGTGTCGACTTCCGCTCGATCAAGCTGCGCGAGTTGCAAGGGGAATGA
- a CDS encoding FadR/GntR family transcriptional regulator codes for MSAEERGGKLYRKIVQAIVADIADGVFPVGTRLPAERDLTERFQVSRPTIREAMIALEMQGLVEARKGSGVFVLASSTANADRELDIGAFEITEARRLLEGEVAAVAATEIDEAQLAELRELLAQMAQEDTEAAEAADRRFHIAIAEATGNAVIISAVTDFWDMRFRSPLAREVLAKAGSLGTENRMAEHGRILKALEARSPVDARNAMRDHLTRLIDHLLHVTETEAVERARAESDQRRRALARRTV; via the coding sequence ATGTCGGCGGAAGAACGGGGTGGCAAACTCTACCGGAAAATCGTCCAGGCGATCGTCGCCGACATCGCCGACGGGGTGTTCCCGGTGGGCACGCGCCTGCCCGCGGAGCGCGACCTGACCGAGCGGTTCCAGGTCAGCCGTCCGACGATCCGCGAGGCGATGATCGCGCTCGAGATGCAGGGCCTGGTCGAGGCGCGCAAGGGATCGGGCGTGTTCGTGCTCGCCTCCTCGACCGCCAATGCCGACCGCGAGCTCGACATCGGCGCGTTCGAGATCACGGAAGCCCGCCGGCTGCTCGAGGGCGAGGTCGCCGCGGTCGCTGCGACCGAGATCGACGAGGCGCAGCTTGCCGAGCTGCGCGAGCTGCTGGCCCAGATGGCGCAGGAGGATACCGAGGCGGCCGAAGCCGCCGACCGGCGCTTCCACATCGCGATCGCCGAGGCGACCGGCAATGCCGTGATCATCTCGGCCGTCACCGATTTCTGGGACATGCGCTTCCGCTCGCCGCTCGCGCGCGAGGTGCTCGCGAAGGCGGGTAGTCTGGGCACCGAAAACCGCATGGCCGAGCATGGCCGCATCCTGAAGGCGCTCGAGGCGCGCTCCCCGGTCGATGCGCGCAACGCGATGCGCGATCATCTCACCCGGCTCATCGACCATCTTCTGCACGTCACCGAAACCGAAGCGGTCGAACGTGCTCGTGCGGAGAGCGATCAGCGCCGGCGCGCCCTGGCCCGCCGCACGGTCTGA
- a CDS encoding TonB-dependent receptor, with protein MALPAFGQATPQASAEQTGQTGGQPAADSPQTDSQPDIVVTGFRASLNSALNLKREETAAIDSIVAEDIGKFPDSNLAESMQRIPGVALSRGDGGEGRNISVRGLGAQFTRVRINGMEGVSQVSGSDIRGGVATGRSFDFVTFPTEIFSSLSVRKTLSADVEEGSLGATVDLRAPKPFDQKKDFVFSGTARGIYNDIAKEVDPRLSALVSKKFGDTFGVLGSVAYSKRHIDEYAYSAVDILPSYVAGQSQSVTLPGATAPTSIIFPYCTPVGYTYQGVPVTSPAPGYANSGTSVGADANNCSAGNPRTSTKEAYDYIMSRTGVSGRPGGGVFLPRLPRPVKGSQDQERLAGSLTLQWKPTDNTDISLDGLYSRFKVNRLDTMIDARSMGRTAANNGQPMMSIRDIEVDDNGSLIHGLWDGVDLRSEMQDERFTSTFRQVNLNFDHRFSDTFRVFGMAGVNDSQLKVNRLQVAIDSNDTDDFSIDFRDNPHVPKIGYGIDLTDPANFLYGPPLPDGTQRGQISNFIRKNTIVSKTFELNGEWEAAPNFTVQVGGQYRTNKYTARERQLIPAQSLPQLLPAGVSLADITFVTKGIGKNLDGQMQDFVAIDPDKFRDAVNFSSYQYCSVECAKGTYGGVDEKYKSGYVMVKFDTKDVLPFALRGDAGVRYVHTDLDTYGPIPTQAPAGSPYPSQYVISQVKRSYEDWLPSMNLALDVTPDLIARFSAARVMSRPSYGQLIPSGSANIVIRTASITNPYLDPIRANTFDASLEWYFAPGSLLSVAYFYKNIETYIQNTNQLVPFRELGLPLSLLEGTGTGVTADELFSVTRSNNTDGGPLRGFEVNLQLPFRFLPGAFSNFGLLANFTRVRSSINYIISPTITRRAPLVGLSPETASGTLYYEDDKFSIRSTINYRAAFLTGVPGPTDSDANVNASSIFVDASASYNISDNIKLIAEVSNITNETNRLYTDTMRKDPLYTAYFGRTYALAVNFQF; from the coding sequence ATGGCGTTGCCGGCGTTCGGTCAGGCGACCCCGCAAGCTTCCGCAGAGCAAACCGGCCAGACAGGTGGGCAACCAGCCGCCGATTCTCCCCAGACCGATTCGCAGCCGGACATCGTCGTCACCGGCTTCCGCGCTTCGCTGAACAGCGCGCTGAACCTGAAGCGGGAGGAAACCGCGGCGATCGACAGCATCGTCGCCGAGGACATCGGCAAATTCCCCGATTCGAACCTCGCCGAGTCGATGCAGCGCATTCCCGGTGTCGCCCTGTCGCGTGGCGACGGCGGCGAGGGGCGCAACATCTCGGTCCGCGGCCTCGGCGCCCAGTTCACCCGCGTGCGCATCAACGGGATGGAGGGCGTGTCGCAGGTCAGCGGCAGCGACATCCGCGGCGGTGTCGCCACCGGGCGTTCATTCGACTTCGTGACCTTCCCGACCGAGATCTTCTCGAGCCTCTCGGTACGCAAGACCCTGTCGGCCGACGTAGAGGAAGGCTCGCTCGGCGCGACCGTCGACCTGCGCGCGCCCAAGCCGTTCGATCAGAAGAAGGACTTCGTCTTCTCGGGTACTGCCCGCGGCATCTACAACGATATCGCCAAGGAGGTCGATCCGCGGCTGTCCGCGCTGGTTTCCAAAAAGTTCGGCGACACCTTCGGGGTGCTCGGCAGCGTCGCCTATTCCAAGCGTCACATCGACGAATATGCCTATTCGGCGGTCGACATCTTGCCGTCCTACGTCGCCGGGCAATCGCAATCGGTGACGCTGCCGGGCGCCACCGCTCCGACCAGCATCATCTTCCCCTATTGTACGCCCGTCGGCTACACCTATCAGGGCGTACCGGTGACCAGTCCGGCGCCGGGCTACGCCAACAGCGGCACGTCGGTGGGCGCCGATGCCAACAACTGCAGCGCCGGCAATCCCCGCACCAGCACGAAGGAAGCTTATGACTATATCATGAGCCGGACGGGCGTGTCGGGTCGTCCGGGCGGCGGGGTGTTCCTGCCGCGCCTGCCGCGTCCGGTGAAGGGCAGCCAGGACCAGGAGCGTCTGGCCGGATCGCTGACATTGCAGTGGAAGCCGACCGACAATACCGACATCTCGCTCGACGGCCTCTATTCACGCTTCAAGGTCAATCGCCTCGACACGATGATCGACGCGCGTTCGATGGGCCGGACCGCCGCGAACAACGGCCAGCCGATGATGTCGATCCGCGATATTGAGGTCGACGACAACGGGTCGCTGATCCATGGCCTGTGGGACGGCGTGGACCTGCGCTCGGAGATGCAGGACGAGCGTTTCACCTCGACCTTCCGCCAGGTGAACCTCAACTTCGACCATCGCTTCTCCGACACGTTCCGCGTCTTCGGCATGGCCGGCGTCAATGATTCGCAACTGAAGGTGAACCGTCTGCAGGTCGCGATCGATTCGAACGACACCGACGATTTCTCGATCGACTTCCGCGACAATCCGCATGTCCCGAAGATCGGCTACGGCATCGACCTGACCGACCCGGCCAACTTCCTCTATGGCCCGCCGCTGCCCGACGGCACGCAGCGCGGGCAGATTTCGAACTTCATCCGCAAGAACACCATCGTCAGCAAGACGTTCGAGCTCAACGGCGAATGGGAAGCGGCGCCGAACTTCACCGTTCAGGTCGGCGGCCAGTATCGCACCAACAAATATACCGCGCGCGAGCGCCAGCTGATCCCTGCCCAGTCGCTGCCGCAGCTGCTGCCGGCGGGCGTGTCGCTCGCCGACATCACCTTCGTGACGAAGGGGATCGGCAAGAATCTCGACGGCCAGATGCAGGATTTCGTCGCGATCGATCCGGACAAGTTCCGCGACGCGGTGAACTTCAGCAGCTACCAATATTGCAGCGTGGAGTGCGCCAAGGGCACCTACGGCGGCGTCGACGAGAAATACAAGTCCGGCTACGTCATGGTGAAGTTCGACACCAAGGACGTCCTGCCGTTCGCGCTGCGCGGCGATGCGGGCGTTCGCTACGTCCACACCGACCTCGACACCTACGGCCCGATCCCCACCCAGGCGCCGGCCGGATCGCCCTATCCTTCACAGTACGTGATCTCGCAGGTGAAGCGCTCGTACGAGGACTGGCTGCCGTCGATGAACCTCGCGCTCGACGTCACGCCCGACCTCATTGCGCGCTTCTCAGCGGCGCGGGTGATGTCGCGTCCGTCCTACGGCCAGCTGATCCCCAGCGGCAGCGCGAACATCGTGATCCGCACCGCTTCGATCACCAATCCCTATCTCGATCCGATCCGCGCCAACACCTTCGACGCCTCGCTCGAATGGTATTTCGCGCCCGGCTCGCTGCTGTCGGTCGCCTATTTCTACAAGAACATCGAGACCTATATCCAGAACACCAACCAGCTGGTGCCGTTCCGCGAGCTCGGACTCCCGCTGTCGTTGCTGGAGGGCACGGGCACCGGCGTCACCGCGGACGAACTGTTCAGCGTGACGCGCAGCAACAACACCGACGGCGGGCCGCTGCGCGGGTTCGAGGTGAACCTCCAGCTGCCGTTCCGTTTCCTGCCCGGGGCGTTCAGCAACTTCGGCCTGCTCGCCAACTTCACGCGCGTGCGCTCGAGCATCAACTACATCATCTCGCCGACGATCACACGCAGGGCGCCGCTCGTCGGCCTCTCGCCGGAGACAGCCAGCGGCACGCTCTACTATGAGGATGACAAGTTCAGCATCCGCTCGACGATCAACTATCGCGCGGCGTTCCTCACCGGCGTCCCCGGCCCGACCGACAGCGACGCCAACGTCAACGCCAGCTCGATCTTCGTCGACGCATCGGCGTCATACAACATCAGCGACAACATCAAGCTGATCGCCGAGGTGTCGAACATCACCAACGAGACCAACCGCCTCTACACCGACACCATGCGGAAGGACCCGCTGTACACCGCCTATTTCGGCCGCACCTACGCCCTGGCGGTCAACTTCCAATTCTAG
- the uxuA gene encoding mannonate dehydratase, translated as MTETMRWFGPSDPVTLKDIRQAGASEVVTALHEVANGAIWPREAIAARRQEIEASGLGWTVVESLPVHEGIKTRAKDWHELVERYRESLVNLAACGITTVTYNFMPVIDWTRTDLAWELPDGALALRFEIEAAAAYDLHILRRTGAERDYPPALVERAARRFHAMSDEDRDRLERTIIAGLPGSEETFTADRFRDALAQYDDVDADALRANHVAFLEAVCPLADELGIRLVVHPDDPPFPLFGLPRVVSTEDDVATLFARVPNRSNGLCFCAGSFGVRPDNDLPGMIDRLGDRIGFLHLRSVQREGEGTFHEAAHLEGDAGMVRLVAAIHALQQREGRSIPMRPDHGHQMLDDLTKTTLPGYSLLGRMRGLAELRGVERGIAYATAAAERLVTA; from the coding sequence ATGACTGAAACGATGCGCTGGTTCGGCCCATCCGACCCCGTGACGCTGAAGGATATCCGACAGGCCGGCGCCAGCGAGGTCGTCACCGCGCTCCACGAGGTTGCCAACGGCGCGATCTGGCCGCGCGAGGCGATCGCCGCGCGCAGGCAGGAGATCGAGGCGTCGGGCCTGGGCTGGACGGTCGTCGAGAGCCTGCCGGTGCACGAGGGGATCAAGACCCGCGCGAAGGACTGGCACGAGCTGGTCGAGCGCTATCGCGAGAGCCTGGTCAACCTCGCCGCATGCGGCATCACCACCGTCACCTACAATTTCATGCCGGTGATCGACTGGACCCGCACAGACCTTGCCTGGGAGCTGCCGGACGGCGCGCTGGCGCTGCGGTTCGAGATCGAGGCGGCGGCGGCCTATGACCTGCACATCCTGCGCCGCACGGGCGCCGAACGCGACTATCCGCCTGCCCTGGTCGAGCGCGCGGCGCGACGGTTCCACGCGATGAGCGACGAGGACCGCGATCGGCTCGAACGCACGATCATCGCCGGGCTGCCGGGCAGCGAGGAGACCTTCACCGCCGATCGGTTTCGCGACGCGCTTGCACAATATGACGATGTCGACGCCGACGCGCTGCGCGCCAATCACGTCGCCTTCCTGGAGGCGGTGTGCCCGCTGGCGGACGAGCTCGGGATCCGTCTCGTCGTCCACCCGGACGACCCGCCGTTCCCGCTGTTCGGCCTGCCGCGCGTGGTGAGCACCGAGGACGATGTCGCGACGCTGTTCGCGCGCGTTCCCAACCGGTCGAACGGCCTGTGCTTCTGCGCGGGGTCGTTCGGCGTGCGCCCCGACAACGACCTGCCGGGCATGATCGATCGGCTGGGCGACCGGATCGGCTTCCTCCACCTCCGCTCGGTCCAGCGCGAGGGCGAGGGCACCTTCCACGAGGCGGCCCATCTCGAGGGGGACGCCGGCATGGTCCGGCTCGTCGCGGCCATCCACGCGCTGCAGCAGCGCGAAGGCCGCTCGATCCCAATGCGGCCTGACCATGGGCACCAGATGCTCGACGACCTCACCAAGACGACGCTGCCCGGCTACTCGCTGCTCGGCCGCATGCGCGGCCTGGCCGAGCTACGCGGAGTCGAGCGCGGCATCGCATACGCGACCGCCGCTGCCGAGCGCCTGGTCACCGCATGA
- a CDS encoding MFS transporter: MSATDPNEATRPAPASAGGNVRWIICALLFFATTINYIDRQVIGILKPTLQAELGWSEIDYGMIVFWFQAAYAIGLLACGPLIDRIGSKLGYAAAIGVWSLAALAHALARSPGGFSLARFALGLGEAANFPAAIKSVAEWFPKKERALAAGILNAGANVGAIATPIIVPFIAIRYGWQGAFIVTGLLGFVWLVAWLAFYRAPARHPRVSSQELAYINADDATDAAPAPIPWPALFRHRGTWAFATAKFLTDPVWYLFLFWLPDFFAKRHGLDLTSFGPPLIAVYLLADVGSIGGGWLSSWLIKRGYSVNAGRKLALLACALAVLPVFFASVVSSLLAAVAILGVAAAAHQGWSSNLYTMVSDTFPRGSVASVMGIGGAAGAVGGMIMARYVGQVLETVGSYLPVFLWAGTAYLVALLLVQLLVPQLDRAAPAAGEV, translated from the coding sequence ATGAGCGCGACAGATCCGAACGAGGCGACACGCCCGGCCCCGGCCTCCGCGGGCGGCAACGTCCGCTGGATCATCTGCGCGCTGCTCTTCTTCGCAACGACGATCAACTACATCGACCGGCAGGTGATCGGCATCCTCAAGCCGACGCTCCAGGCCGAGCTCGGCTGGTCCGAGATCGACTATGGCATGATCGTGTTCTGGTTCCAGGCGGCCTATGCGATCGGCTTGCTCGCCTGCGGACCGCTGATCGACCGCATCGGCTCGAAGCTCGGCTATGCCGCGGCGATCGGCGTGTGGAGCCTAGCCGCGCTCGCCCATGCGCTGGCGCGCAGCCCGGGCGGCTTCTCGCTGGCGCGGTTCGCGCTCGGGCTGGGCGAGGCCGCCAACTTCCCCGCGGCGATCAAGTCGGTCGCCGAATGGTTTCCGAAGAAGGAGCGGGCGCTCGCCGCCGGCATCCTCAACGCCGGCGCCAATGTCGGCGCGATCGCGACGCCGATCATCGTGCCGTTCATCGCCATCCGCTACGGCTGGCAGGGCGCGTTCATCGTGACGGGGCTGCTCGGCTTCGTGTGGCTGGTCGCCTGGCTCGCCTTCTATCGCGCGCCGGCGCGGCATCCCCGCGTGTCGTCCCAAGAGCTCGCCTATATCAACGCCGACGACGCCACCGACGCCGCACCCGCCCCGATCCCGTGGCCCGCGCTGTTCCGCCACCGCGGCACCTGGGCGTTCGCCACAGCCAAGTTCCTGACCGACCCGGTGTGGTATCTGTTCCTGTTCTGGTTGCCCGACTTCTTCGCCAAGCGGCACGGGCTCGACCTGACCAGCTTCGGCCCGCCGCTGATCGCGGTCTATCTGCTGGCCGACGTCGGCAGCATCGGCGGCGGCTGGCTGTCCTCATGGCTCATCAAGCGCGGCTACAGCGTCAACGCCGGACGCAAGCTGGCGCTACTCGCCTGCGCGCTGGCGGTATTGCCGGTCTTCTTCGCGAGCGTGGTCTCCAGCCTTCTCGCCGCAGTCGCGATCCTCGGCGTCGCTGCCGCCGCGCATCAGGGATGGTCGTCGAACCTCTACACGATGGTGTCGGACACTTTCCCGCGCGGTTCGGTCGCGTCGGTGATGGGGATCGGCGGCGCGGCGGGCGCGGTCGGCGGGATGATCATGGCCCGCTACGTGGGGCAGGTGCTCGAGACGGTCGGCAGCTATCTCCCGGTGTTCCTCTGGGCGGGCACGGCCTATCTGGTCGCGCTTCTCTTGGTCCAGCTCCTCGTGCCGCAGCTGGATCGAGCGGCACCGGCGGCTGGTGAGGTTTAG